The Halichondria panicea chromosome 8, odHalPani1.1, whole genome shotgun sequence DNA segment GCAACCTCGAGAAAAGATAAGTAAGCCTAAGGGGAAAACTACAGAGTATAACCAAGACTACGAACTGGTCAAGTGTGAGATGTTTCTCATGGTGACGCAACAGAGGCTGGTGAACACAATCTCAAAACTGGGGCTTCCTGATTCGACGGTTGACTCGCAACGTGAAGTACGAACCAAGTGGAACAGTATTTTGAGCGGCCTTGCAGCTGACGTGCTGGAGGAGATGGAAACGGTCCACGAGGATTTGTGGAAATCATTCAAGAGAGAACAATCTGCTATGGTGGGTAAACTGAAGTCTGAACTCAAAAGGGAGTGTGGCCTGGCCGTGAAAGAGTACAGGGAACACAATGCGTAGAACAGTAACTGCatacgttataattatgatgtatttttatataattatcattttttAGCACTGATTATTAGATTCGAATTTATTGTTTGTGTTAACAACTCGTTGAGTAAATTAACTCAGTGAATTGCTATTAATAGCGGTATGGCAATTAATGAAGGGGGGCAGAGAAGACGATATAAACAACAAGAATTTCGTATGAGCTAGTACTGTAGTTAAGTTCGATCTATTTGAGAGTATAAATATTCATGTGTCCGACAGTTTGAGTAATCTTCCCTTGCCCCTGCAGGTGCAAACAACGAGGGTGTTATAATGATTAACAATGACAATGGTATTGCACAGTACATACAAAAGGCTTACTTATATTTAACTGAACACTGACAATggacaatgtacacacaaggcTTACCTGACTGAACACTGCATCTTTGCCACTCTTCCCGACGACCGCTTGTGAGCTATGTACAACTCAAAACATTCCTGAGAGAATAAAACAGAGCAAAGATTAAAATTAAGAATACCCAAATACCCACTCCCGAAGAAAGGCCAACTGCAATATCCAGGTCCCAAAATTTAATAGTTTGGGTATAAAAATAACAAAGACAACTTCTATTATACAATGGCCAAAACTTTGTCTGTAATAAAGGGGTTCGTCCttccactatacatgtagctgcctACGCCCCGAGGGCCCATACAGCATTAAGAGCAGGAGACAATTATGACGTACACAATCATacttctagctttctactttagtgacccttttccattgttcttggtacaaGATCAAATAAATGCCTTGAATAAAGGCggcgtgtagctagctagtcctGCAGCCCACATGCAGactcaagcttcttagcttgtacacatacatgtacacatacactgcACCTGAACTGCAAACTCACCTGAAGTCTGCGTATCTGCCGGCACAAGAGGTATCGACCATATTTGTCCCCGGCAAGAGAATTAGGGAAATTCATGTTCACCTCAACCTCTATGTTCTGTGGAGAATACATACACATGCTTACACATGCTATAAGTTGCAGAAAAACTTCTAATAAAAGAAGTAattaaataaataaataaaagcTTGTAGCTAAAGAGACAAAATTGAGCCATTATACATTTCACTATTGATGTATGTAGTAGAAGAGTTTTCAGTTTTACCTTGGTTTGAATGTTGCCTGACTCTGTTGTGTCGTTGTCCTCAATCTTGATGGCAAAACAAGGGGGTGTGGTAGGgtaggccacacccacactcacaatACCAACGAGGCGAGCTAGAAGATCAAACAGTACAGTCAACTATATATTCTGTACAGCATACAATATACTACAATAATAAGTATATGGACCATTTTCGTAAGTCAAAAATGCTTGTGGAACTACAAAAGAATTATGTAGCTTAAAATTTACATTGGGTAACCCATAAAAATAGGGAGTTTACAAATAATGATTTGCAGGGCCAgtcacaccataattatacatacattgtacatatgTATGTTTAGTCTCAGTCTGCTACAATCACAACCTGAACAGTGTTCGTCTCTCACCTTGCTCTAGCTGCAAAGTGAAGAGGAAGAATCTGTTTGTCCTCTCCTGAATATTGAGCACTGCCAGGCTGGGTACTGTTGGCAGGAACGTCtaagagggggagggggatggTTGTTAGGTTTTAAAGGAGGTTGGGCATAGAAAACCATGGTACAGTACTTTAATAGTACAACAAGCACACTGGAATCATCTTCATgaatatagtacatgtacatagactGGAGTATAATATAAGTAACTATGAAAAAATTGGGAGGTCCTTGCATTTTGTACATTATGCAAGTATCAATACATGATGTAACACACACCTTGACTTCAAGATGAGAGAGAGTTGTCCACTTTGTGAGTTGTGATGCCGGGTTGCCATGGAACAGTTGCTCATCCTCTGGTCCTACTGCTATCTTGTGATCATCTATGGGAGAATGGGAGTTAGCATTATTAAGTACGTATAGCACAAAATAGCATTGAAAAATACCTGTGTACAACAACAATAAGGTTGTTGTACAGGTACACACTATGCtcaagtactgtacatgtacatgtaacatgcgCATACACAATGTTTACACATACAATGAATCATTCGCTAACTCTGACATGCTCAACACTTTTCACCCCGCCCACCCACTGTAGCTGAGGGATATGACCTCAAACACCCCCGCTCCCTAAACTCACCTTTGCCGAGGGACGTCACCTGAGAGACAAGGTGGAACTGGGCTCTAAACCGTCTCTTCAGAGATTTGATGATATTCTCCAGATGTTGAGCACACAATTCCATTTGGGGGTCATTTAACCACTGAAACTCTTGAGGCTCCTTATCGACGGCCATTTCTTCACTACTGGGCATGCTCGGAGCTGGTGAATCCGATTGGTCGCTCACACCACATACCTTTTGCACCCACTTGTAAGGAAAACCGTTTTGACGTACAGCCGCGGAGAAAATGTCCCCACCGTGTTTGCGAATATTTAACCTAACGATTGAATTCGGAGAGGTCCGTCCAGTATCCCCGTCCGTGAGACAGAAGAGGAGGGCGGAGCCTTCGTGGAGGGGTGGCTCTTTGACCGAGTGGAACGTGAGGTTCGTGACGGAGGCACACACAGCAGTAAAGTAGGGGAGGTAGTTAATGGTGACTTGGAAAGAACCGATATCTGAGGGATCGAAAATAGACTTCAACAATTGACTGGTGATAATCATTGTAGACACCTTTGATCGAGAATGTGAGAACAACAGCTAGTGAGTACGCCTTAGACAGGTCTTTCTTCTCTCGATTGCCCTTTGACCTCTTGCGACGCTTCTTCTACAGAAGAAAACAAGCCAAGGTAAATAAGTTGTTACACTAACAGAGCATCGATCCACTTACCCTCCTacctcctccctcctccctgCCCTCTCCATCAGAGTCTCCACTGTCATCATCTTAGGGGAAAGAATAGAAACCAGCCTGGTTTACAAAATGTGCAGATTTATCTCACCACTTTGCTCCTTGTCCTTGCTAGCCAGAAATGCTTTTGCCTCCCCCAAGTCACCCTCAATACTCACTGTCAGTGAAGAgtctaatgtgtgtgtgtgtgttttatgTACAGAGGGTGGTGGTTTTGATACAGCAACAGGTCATTGCTTAGAGATAACATTACTAGTTTGCTTACCTTGCACTTGAGCGTAAGCTTTGGCCTGAGTGAACAACACGTACAGAACCCTGTGAAAAACAAGAGCTCCAGTTATGACAAAAACAGACTTATGTAGCTGTATCTGTATCTCTGAGCAGCCGCACTCTCTCACCTTGGTAACAGCAGTGCAAGCTCCCTCTCTTCCCGATCTTTGTCGATGGTCACGCCCAGACTCTCTTGTAGGGGGAGGGTGGCTCGACGCAGCTCCTCTAGTGAGGGGAGGAGTCCACCCAAGCGTGTCTCTATAGACGAGATCTCTGTCTCCAGCTGCCCAATCTCACCCTCTAAAACTGACTGTTGTTTGGCCAGACTGTGCAGGTGTGGGGGAGGTGGGGTATTATAGATACATATAGtgattgtgtgtatatgtacagACACTTAGCGTATATGATTTTAAGTACCTTTTCCTCTCCTCCATTTCCCAGTGCAGTCTGCTGAGCATCTTTTGGTGCTCGTCATCATGACTCACTTCCTGGATACCACATGCGATaactatgtatatatataattatgtagttttTTCCAATGCTATACATCTGTACACGTACTGTAAGATACACGGTATACCAACTCGTACATACACCTAAGCTGTACTAAGTCCCTCCCCCTAGTTACGGTTAGGGTCAGAGTACACTTACTGGTTTGGAGACTGTTTCCGGTGCATGTGAGTACATATCTTCCTCTGACACCAGCTCAATGTCTTCATGCTGAGACCTGGAGGCAAGAAATGCAATCAGAAGGTGAAACATCCACTTCTATTACATATCACGATTTACCCTCACATCCGCGAACATatagtaccaggagtgcatgactGATAGTACAGATAGGACTTCAGT contains these protein-coding regions:
- the LOC135340222 gene encoding THO complex subunit 5 homolog, with amino-acid sequence MFMKKTPRGQNKVQGIIIVMSSQTPRGVKRVRVVSKTEDNSSSKDELQKVSKKRLKAAPTSIPTPTPAAVAKPTIVARKLSTDSPAAATLGSLPLHGEELPAGGFSYIPTSTKLTCDKIREVLGKIRDLNGDETFESEVETHKRKVVVLFSYLKKLNRLSHLYCKDSREQTHEQKLEVDDLHLQLQNLKYEATYLNKEITNCLEFKSQHEDIELVSEEDMYSHAPETVSKPEVSHDDEHQKMLSRLHWEMEERKSLAKQQSVLEGEIGQLETEISSIETRLGGLLPSLEELRRATLPLQESLGVTIDKDREERELALLLPRVLYVLFTQAKAYAQVQDSSLTVSIEGDLGEAKAFLASKDKEQSDDDSGDSDGEGREEGGGRRKKRRKRSKGNREKKDLSKAYSLAVVLTFSIKDIGSFQVTINYLPYFTAVCASVTNLTFHSVKEPPLHEGSALLFCLTDGDTGRTSPNSIVRLNIRKHGGDIFSAAVRQNGFPYKWVQKVCGVSDQSDSPAPSMPSSEEMAVDKEPQEFQWLNDPQMELCAQHLENIIKSLKRRFRAQFHLVSQVTSLGKDDHKIAVGPEDEQLFHGNPASQLTKWTTLSHLEVKTFLPTVPSLAVLNIQERTNRFFLFTLQLEQARLVGIVSVGVAYPTTPPCFAIKIEDNDTTESGNIQTKNIEVEVNMNFPNSLAGDKYGRYLLCRQIRRLQECFELYIAHKRSSGRVAKMQCSVRGKGRLLKLSDT